A single genomic interval of Carassius auratus strain Wakin unplaced genomic scaffold, ASM336829v1 scaf_tig00022711, whole genome shotgun sequence harbors:
- the LOC113077504 gene encoding rap guanine nucleotide exchange factor 2-like isoform X5 encodes MHADRMASYVDNSFRHAIVKNPVERTQQDLQIVYSYLHGMEALSNLREHQLRLMCETVRYEQHEANEVLYYPDDIGSCWYILLSGSVFIKESMFLPRSSFGKRSAGSLRRGCECIVLEASEMIVVDYVDDNDEYFQRQASHRQSRRRFRKINQCGERQTIIDTVDHYPVSKPPLPPGQHSECSKSQATESECGDMDLSGLPETAVDTDEDDDDEDVGRGSDPLMSRDIVRDCLEKDPMDRTDDDIEQLLEFVQQLPAFASLSVSVRRELCAVMVFAVVERARTIVLNHGEELDSWSVILNGAVEVTYPDGGSESVCMGGSFGVSPSMEKQLMTGVMRTKVDDCQFVCIAQQEYCSILNQVEQNTQRVEEEGEIVMVKEHRELDRTGTRKGHIVVKGTAERLMQHLVEDHSVVDPTYIEDFLLTYRTFLPSPLILGQRLLDWFNDSSYRDKVTRVVLLWVNNHFSDFEGDPDMSSFLEEFQSNLEREKMTGQLRLLNIACAAKAKPRVITINRPAREMPLPFTLIGGAERGTRLFISGVEVGSKAEEAGLKRGDQILEVNGQTFENVQLSKAVEILRNNTQLCMSVKTNLLVFKELVARVAEERKNGIPHLPKIGDGKKNSRYSVAELAADSDLIGQEKVNRKVKAHTVGGRNKLMKILDKTRMSILPQKPYSDLGLGQTQDDSIVGLRQNKQTPPTMAVSGNLSSSNPDLAPGQQRIIDYSTQPPAPGFTQLQDQVLRVFKADQQSRYLLINKDTTAREAANQAMREFGLTASPDAYSLCEVSVTQEGVIKQRRLPDQLSKLADRIQLSARYYLKSNMETETLCSDVEAQEMQRESVVPLLSLSSMEIANQLSARNYLRFSGIEPTDYITDLFKLRPQEPPTNLRNFEDLVNQETFWVATEVVQEANLAKRVKIIKHFIKIALHCRDCKNFNSMFAIISGFNLAPVSRLRSTWERLPGKYEKLLAELQDVFDPSRNMAKYRNLLNKHNLQPPVIPLFPVIKKDLTFLHEGNNSKVDGLVNFEKLRMIAREIRHVVRMASITMDPALLFKTRKKKWRSLGSLSQVSSSSLSDIGTMGGKRKGRRSSFLSTKKLYEVEMMSRRVRQYLDTHTHESDEDKLQKLSLQCEPANSSMLKNSGERKRVDVSPVGQRSTTPQQTNGNHGRRKSLGKELPPFGPRLVVSDAPDKLSLLSSSSSDLIMVDDHRHAQPHTLTHPLSTRRAEPDQISLGSYSLTPDQCDRASLDAADSGRGSWTSCSSGSHDNIQSIPQRVGYYDNRSWETLSDGMGRSHMTTPTGHWGDELEGDTGTIKRRGGKDETPNTNKNAASRREGRFREPPPTPPGYTALSLAEADSHSHVHGRRPPDYTAALQRSRFLKRSCDPPPHPSSRLPAYNHCQSPPRPQPEENEQISAV; translated from the exons ATGCACGCGGACAGAATGGCGTCATATGTGGACAATAGTTTCCGTCACGCGATCGTCAAGAATCCTGTCGAGAGAACGCAACAG GATCTCCAGATCGTGTACTCGTACCTCCATGGGATGGAAGCACTGTCCAATTTAAGGGAGCACCAGCTTAG GTTGATGTGTGAGACAGTTCGATATGAACAGCATGAAGCTAATGAGGTTTTATACTA tccCGATGACATTGGGAGCTGCTGGTATATCCTGCTGTCTGGCTCAGTCTTTATAAAGGAATCCATGTTTCTGCCCCGCAGCAG ttttggtaaGCGTTCTGCGGGTAGTTTGCGTCGTGGTTGTGAGTGTATCGTCCTCGAGGCTTCTGAGATGATTGTG GTGGACTACGTGGATGACAACGATGAGTATTTCCAAAGACAAGCATCTCATCGTCAGTCCAGGAGAAGATTCCGGAAGATAAACCAGTGCGGAGAGCGACAGACTATCATTGATACGGTCGATCATTATCCAGTCAGCAAGCCCCCTCTGCCTCCAGGACAACACTCG GAATGCTCCAAATCCCag GCCACTGAGAGTGAATGTGGAGACATGGATCTGAGCGGGCTTCCTGAAACAGCAGTGGACACGGATGAGGACGATGATGATGAAGACGTAGGGAGGGGATCGGACCCTCTTATGAGTCGAGATATTGTGAGAGACTGTCTGGAGAAAGATCCTATGGACCGTACAGATGATGACATTG AGCAGTTGTTGGAGTTTGTGCAGCAGCTTCCGGCTTTTGCCAGTCTGAGTGTTTCGGTGAGGAGGGAGCTGTGTGCCGTCATGGTGTTTGCAGTCGTGGAACGGGCCAGAACCATCGTACTCAACCACGGGGAAGAG ctgGACTCATGGTCAGTCATTCTGAATGGAGCAGTTGAGGTGACCTACCCAGACGGCggcagtgagagtgtgtgtatgggTGGAAGTTTTGGTGTCTCCCCTTCTATGGAGAAACAGCTGATGACTGGAGTCATGAGGACCAAAGTGGATGATTGTCAG tttgtgtgtATTGCGCAGCAGGAATACTGCTCCATTCTGAATCAGGTTGAGCAGAACACACAGCGAGTGGAGGAGGAAGGAGAAATCGTCATGGTGAAAGAACACCGAGAACTCGACCGGACGGGAACCCGCAAGGGACACATTGTTGTTAAG GGCACTGCTGAGAGGCTGATGCAGCACTTAGTGGAGGACCATTCAGTTGTCGACCCCACATATATCGAGGACTTCCTGTTGACCTATCGTACCTTCCTGCCCAGTCCTCTGATTTTGGGACAGAGACTTCTGGACTGGTTTAATGACTCCAGTTACCGGGATAAG GTGACCCGAGTTGTGTTGTTATGGGTCAACAATCACTTCAGTGACTTCGAAGGAGATCCTGATATGAGCAGTTTTTTGGAGGAGTTCCAGAGCAATCTGGAAAGAGAG AAAATGACGGGTCAGTTGCGGTTACTTAACATAGCATGTGCTGCTAAAGCCAAACCGAGAGTGATTACCATAAATAGGCCTGCTCGAGAGATGCCCCTCCCCTTCACTCTCATTGGAGGAGCTGAACGAGGAACACGCCTCTTTATCAGCGGCGTAGAAGTCGGTAGCAAAGCAGAAGAGGCGGGGCTTAAACGTGGAGACCAG ATTTTGGAGGTGAACGGGCAGACGTTTGAGAATGTGCAGTTGTCCAAAGCAGTAGAAATCCTCAGGAACAACACACAGCTCTGTATGAGTGTCAAAACCAACCTCCTGG TTTTCAAGGAGTTGGTGGCCAGGGTGGCAGAGGAAAGGAAAAACGGCATTCCTCATCTCCCAAAGATTGGTGACGGGAAGAAAAACAGCCGTTATTCTGTAGCTGAACTTGCCGCTGATTCGGATCTAATAGGTCAAGAAAAAGTCAACAGGAAGGTTAAAGCACATACAGTGGGCGGCCGAAACAAACTCATGAAGATTCTAGACAAGACACGCATGAGCATCCTACCTCAGAAACCTTACAG TGACCTCGGGTTAGGGCAGACTCAGGATGACAGCATTGTGGGATTACGGCAGAACAAACAGACTCCGCCCACTATGGCTGTTAGTGGAAATCTCTCATCCAGTAACCCTGACCTGGCTCCAGGCCAACAACGCATCATCGACTACAGTACACAACCACCAG CACCTGGATTTACTC AATTGCAAGACCAGGTGTTGCGTGTTTTTAAGGCGGACCAGCAAAGTCGTTACTTACTGATCAATAAGGACACCACAGCAAGAGAAGCGGCCAATCAGGCGATGCGAGAGTTTGGCTTGACGGCGAGTCCTGATGCCTATTCGCTCTGCGAGGTGTCAGTCACCCAGGAGGGAGTTATCAAACAGAGACGGCTGCCTGATCAGCTCTCTAAACTGGCCGACAGGATTCAGCTGAGTGCCAG GTACTATCTGAAGAGCAACATGGAGACCGAGACGCTGTGTTCAGATGTGGAGGCCCAGGAGATGCAGCGGGAGTCTGTGGTCCCTCTGCTGTCCTTGAGCTCAATGGAAATAGCCAATCAGCTGTCAGCGCGCAACTATCTGCGCTTCTCTGGCATTGAACCGACGGATTACATCACTGACCTCTTCAAGCTCCGCCCACAAGAGCCTCCCACCAACCTGCGCAACTTTGAGGATCTTGTGAACCAGGAGACCTTCTGGGTCGCCACAGAGGTAGTACAGGAAGCCAACCTGGCCAAAAGAGTGAAGATCATCAAGCACTTTATAAAGATTGCCCTTCACTGCCGTGACTGCAAGAACTTCAACTCTATGTTTGCCATAATCAG TGGGTTCAATCTAGCTCCCGTCTCTCGGCTGCGATCCACATGGGAACGTTTGCCTGGAAAATATGAGAAGCTTTTGGCAGAATTACAAGACGTTTTCGACCCTTCTCGCAACATGGCCAAATACCGCAACCTCCTCAACAAACACAACCTGCAGCCGCCCGTCATCCCTCTGTTTCCTGTCATTAAGAAAGACCTCACTTTCCTCCACGAGG GGAACAACTCCAAGGTGGACGGTCTGGTGAATTTTGAGAAGCTGAGGATGATTGCACGAGAGATCCGACACGTGGTTCGAATGGCTTCTATCACCATGGACCCTGCATTGCTTTTTAAGACCAG GAAGAAAAAGTGGAGAAGTCTTGG GTCTCTAAGTCAGGTGAGCAGCTCTTCTCTCTCTGACATCGGAACGATGGGCGGGAAGAGGAAGGGGAGGCGGAGCTCTTTTCTCAGCACTAAGAAGCTGTACGAGGTGGAGATGATGAGCAGACGTGTTCGGCAGtacctggacacacacacacatgagagtGATGAAGACAAGCTCCAAAAACTCTCTCTGCAGTGTGAACCTGCCAACAGCTCca TGCTGAAGAACTCCGGTGAGAGGAAGCGAGTGGATGTATCTCCTGTCGGTCAGAGAAGCACCACTCCGCAGCAAACGAATGGAAATCATGGACGCAGGAAATCTCTTGGCAAAGAGTTACCGCCATTTG GCCCACGGTTAGTGGTGAGTGATGCACCGGATAAGTTGAGTTTGTTAAGCTCCTCCTCCTCTGACCTCATCATGGTTGATGACCACAGGCACGCTCAACCCCATACGCTTACACACCCACTCAGCACGCGTAGAGCTGAACCCGACCAGATAAGCCTGGG ATCCTACTCCTTGACTCCGGATCAGTGTGACCGTGCATCGCTGGACGCAGCAGACAGTGGCCGTGGAAGCTGGACGTCCTGCTCCAGTgggtcacatgacaacatccagAGCATTCCACAGCGTGTGGGTTATTATGACAACCGCAGCTGGGAGACGCTGTCAGATGGGATGGGACGGAGTCACATGACCACACCCACCGGTCACTGGGGCGATGAATTGGAAGGAGACACAGGAACGATAAAACGCAGAGGTGGAAAAGACGAGACTCCAAACACAAACAAGAATGCTGCGAGTCGGAGAGAGGGTCGTTTTAGAGAGCCGCCGCCCACACCACCTGGTTATACTGCGCTGTCATTGGCTGAGGCAGACAGCCACAGTCATGTGCATGGGCGACGCCCACCAGACTACACAGCGGCTCTGCAGAGATCTCGATTCCTTAAAAGGTCATGTGATCCTCCTCCACACCCATCCAGTAGACTGCCAGCATACAACCACTGCCAGTCACCACCACGACCacaacctgagg AGAACGAGCAAATATCTGCAGTTTAA
- the LOC113077504 gene encoding rap guanine nucleotide exchange factor 2-like isoform X4, producing the protein MHADRMASYVDNSFRHAIVKNPVERTQQDLQIVYSYLHGMEALSNLREHQLRLMCETVRYEQHEANEVLYYPDDIGSCWYILLSGSVFIKESMFLPRSSFGKRSAGSLRRGCECIVLEASEMIVVDYVDDNDEYFQRQASHRQSRRRFRKINQCGERQTIIDTVDHYPVSKPPLPPGQHSECSKSQLPTDISKPHPSDSCHSHITSSQSRSSIASDSGSSSLSDIYQATESECGDMDLSGLPETAVDTDEDDDDEDVGRGSDPLMSRDIVRDCLEKDPMDRTDDDIEQLLEFVQQLPAFASLSVSVRRELCAVMVFAVVERARTIVLNHGEELDSWSVILNGAVEVTYPDGGSESVCMGGSFGVSPSMEKQLMTGVMRTKVDDCQFVCIAQQEYCSILNQVEQNTQRVEEEGEIVMVKEHRELDRTGTRKGHIVVKGTAERLMQHLVEDHSVVDPTYIEDFLLTYRTFLPSPLILGQRLLDWFNDSSYRDKVTRVVLLWVNNHFSDFEGDPDMSSFLEEFQSNLEREKMTGQLRLLNIACAAKAKPRVITINRPAREMPLPFTLIGGAERGTRLFISGVEVGSKAEEAGLKRGDQILEVNGQTFENVQLSKAVEILRNNTQLCMSVKTNLLVFKELVARVAEERKNGIPHLPKIGDGKKNSRYSVAELAADSDLIGQEKVNRKVKAHTVGGRNKLMKILDKTRMSILPQKPYSDLGLGQTQDDSIVGLRQNKQTPPTMAVSGNLSSSNPDLAPGQQRIIDYSTQPPELQDQVLRVFKADQQSRYLLINKDTTAREAANQAMREFGLTASPDAYSLCEVSVTQEGVIKQRRLPDQLSKLADRIQLSARYYLKSNMETETLCSDVEAQEMQRESVVPLLSLSSMEIANQLSARNYLRFSGIEPTDYITDLFKLRPQEPPTNLRNFEDLVNQETFWVATEVVQEANLAKRVKIIKHFIKIALHCRDCKNFNSMFAIISGFNLAPVSRLRSTWERLPGKYEKLLAELQDVFDPSRNMAKYRNLLNKHNLQPPVIPLFPVIKKDLTFLHEGNNSKVDGLVNFEKLRMIAREIRHVVRMASITMDPALLFKTRSLSQVSSSSLSDIGTMGGKRKGRRSSFLSTKKLYEVEMMSRRVRQYLDTHTHESDEDKLQKLSLQCEPANSSMLKNSGERKRVDVSPVGQRSTTPQQTNGNHGRRKSLGKELPPFGPRLVVSDAPDKLSLLSSSSSDLIMVDDHRHAQPHTLTHPLSTRRAEPDQISLGSYSLTPDQCDRASLDAADSGRGSWTSCSSGSHDNIQSIPQRVGYYDNRSWETLSDGMGRSHMTTPTGHWGDELEGDTGTIKRRGGKDETPNTNKNAASRREGRFREPPPTPPGYTALSLAEADSHSHVHGRRPPDYTAALQRSRFLKRSCDPPPHPSSRLPAYNHCQSPPRPQPEENEQISAV; encoded by the exons ATGCACGCGGACAGAATGGCGTCATATGTGGACAATAGTTTCCGTCACGCGATCGTCAAGAATCCTGTCGAGAGAACGCAACAG GATCTCCAGATCGTGTACTCGTACCTCCATGGGATGGAAGCACTGTCCAATTTAAGGGAGCACCAGCTTAG GTTGATGTGTGAGACAGTTCGATATGAACAGCATGAAGCTAATGAGGTTTTATACTA tccCGATGACATTGGGAGCTGCTGGTATATCCTGCTGTCTGGCTCAGTCTTTATAAAGGAATCCATGTTTCTGCCCCGCAGCAG ttttggtaaGCGTTCTGCGGGTAGTTTGCGTCGTGGTTGTGAGTGTATCGTCCTCGAGGCTTCTGAGATGATTGTG GTGGACTACGTGGATGACAACGATGAGTATTTCCAAAGACAAGCATCTCATCGTCAGTCCAGGAGAAGATTCCGGAAGATAAACCAGTGCGGAGAGCGACAGACTATCATTGATACGGTCGATCATTATCCAGTCAGCAAGCCCCCTCTGCCTCCAGGACAACACTCG GAATGCTCCAAATCCCag CTTCCTACCGACATCTCAAAGCCACACCCCTCTGACAGTTGCCACTCCCATATCACTTCCAGCCAATCACGTTCCAGCATCGCCAGTGATTCAGGAAGTAGCAGCCTATCAGATATTTACCAG GCCACTGAGAGTGAATGTGGAGACATGGATCTGAGCGGGCTTCCTGAAACAGCAGTGGACACGGATGAGGACGATGATGATGAAGACGTAGGGAGGGGATCGGACCCTCTTATGAGTCGAGATATTGTGAGAGACTGTCTGGAGAAAGATCCTATGGACCGTACAGATGATGACATTG AGCAGTTGTTGGAGTTTGTGCAGCAGCTTCCGGCTTTTGCCAGTCTGAGTGTTTCGGTGAGGAGGGAGCTGTGTGCCGTCATGGTGTTTGCAGTCGTGGAACGGGCCAGAACCATCGTACTCAACCACGGGGAAGAG ctgGACTCATGGTCAGTCATTCTGAATGGAGCAGTTGAGGTGACCTACCCAGACGGCggcagtgagagtgtgtgtatgggTGGAAGTTTTGGTGTCTCCCCTTCTATGGAGAAACAGCTGATGACTGGAGTCATGAGGACCAAAGTGGATGATTGTCAG tttgtgtgtATTGCGCAGCAGGAATACTGCTCCATTCTGAATCAGGTTGAGCAGAACACACAGCGAGTGGAGGAGGAAGGAGAAATCGTCATGGTGAAAGAACACCGAGAACTCGACCGGACGGGAACCCGCAAGGGACACATTGTTGTTAAG GGCACTGCTGAGAGGCTGATGCAGCACTTAGTGGAGGACCATTCAGTTGTCGACCCCACATATATCGAGGACTTCCTGTTGACCTATCGTACCTTCCTGCCCAGTCCTCTGATTTTGGGACAGAGACTTCTGGACTGGTTTAATGACTCCAGTTACCGGGATAAG GTGACCCGAGTTGTGTTGTTATGGGTCAACAATCACTTCAGTGACTTCGAAGGAGATCCTGATATGAGCAGTTTTTTGGAGGAGTTCCAGAGCAATCTGGAAAGAGAG AAAATGACGGGTCAGTTGCGGTTACTTAACATAGCATGTGCTGCTAAAGCCAAACCGAGAGTGATTACCATAAATAGGCCTGCTCGAGAGATGCCCCTCCCCTTCACTCTCATTGGAGGAGCTGAACGAGGAACACGCCTCTTTATCAGCGGCGTAGAAGTCGGTAGCAAAGCAGAAGAGGCGGGGCTTAAACGTGGAGACCAG ATTTTGGAGGTGAACGGGCAGACGTTTGAGAATGTGCAGTTGTCCAAAGCAGTAGAAATCCTCAGGAACAACACACAGCTCTGTATGAGTGTCAAAACCAACCTCCTGG TTTTCAAGGAGTTGGTGGCCAGGGTGGCAGAGGAAAGGAAAAACGGCATTCCTCATCTCCCAAAGATTGGTGACGGGAAGAAAAACAGCCGTTATTCTGTAGCTGAACTTGCCGCTGATTCGGATCTAATAGGTCAAGAAAAAGTCAACAGGAAGGTTAAAGCACATACAGTGGGCGGCCGAAACAAACTCATGAAGATTCTAGACAAGACACGCATGAGCATCCTACCTCAGAAACCTTACAG TGACCTCGGGTTAGGGCAGACTCAGGATGACAGCATTGTGGGATTACGGCAGAACAAACAGACTCCGCCCACTATGGCTGTTAGTGGAAATCTCTCATCCAGTAACCCTGACCTGGCTCCAGGCCAACAACGCATCATCGACTACAGTACACAACCACCAG AATTGCAAGACCAGGTGTTGCGTGTTTTTAAGGCGGACCAGCAAAGTCGTTACTTACTGATCAATAAGGACACCACAGCAAGAGAAGCGGCCAATCAGGCGATGCGAGAGTTTGGCTTGACGGCGAGTCCTGATGCCTATTCGCTCTGCGAGGTGTCAGTCACCCAGGAGGGAGTTATCAAACAGAGACGGCTGCCTGATCAGCTCTCTAAACTGGCCGACAGGATTCAGCTGAGTGCCAG GTACTATCTGAAGAGCAACATGGAGACCGAGACGCTGTGTTCAGATGTGGAGGCCCAGGAGATGCAGCGGGAGTCTGTGGTCCCTCTGCTGTCCTTGAGCTCAATGGAAATAGCCAATCAGCTGTCAGCGCGCAACTATCTGCGCTTCTCTGGCATTGAACCGACGGATTACATCACTGACCTCTTCAAGCTCCGCCCACAAGAGCCTCCCACCAACCTGCGCAACTTTGAGGATCTTGTGAACCAGGAGACCTTCTGGGTCGCCACAGAGGTAGTACAGGAAGCCAACCTGGCCAAAAGAGTGAAGATCATCAAGCACTTTATAAAGATTGCCCTTCACTGCCGTGACTGCAAGAACTTCAACTCTATGTTTGCCATAATCAG TGGGTTCAATCTAGCTCCCGTCTCTCGGCTGCGATCCACATGGGAACGTTTGCCTGGAAAATATGAGAAGCTTTTGGCAGAATTACAAGACGTTTTCGACCCTTCTCGCAACATGGCCAAATACCGCAACCTCCTCAACAAACACAACCTGCAGCCGCCCGTCATCCCTCTGTTTCCTGTCATTAAGAAAGACCTCACTTTCCTCCACGAGG GGAACAACTCCAAGGTGGACGGTCTGGTGAATTTTGAGAAGCTGAGGATGATTGCACGAGAGATCCGACACGTGGTTCGAATGGCTTCTATCACCATGGACCCTGCATTGCTTTTTAAGACCAG GTCTCTAAGTCAGGTGAGCAGCTCTTCTCTCTCTGACATCGGAACGATGGGCGGGAAGAGGAAGGGGAGGCGGAGCTCTTTTCTCAGCACTAAGAAGCTGTACGAGGTGGAGATGATGAGCAGACGTGTTCGGCAGtacctggacacacacacacatgagagtGATGAAGACAAGCTCCAAAAACTCTCTCTGCAGTGTGAACCTGCCAACAGCTCca TGCTGAAGAACTCCGGTGAGAGGAAGCGAGTGGATGTATCTCCTGTCGGTCAGAGAAGCACCACTCCGCAGCAAACGAATGGAAATCATGGACGCAGGAAATCTCTTGGCAAAGAGTTACCGCCATTTG GCCCACGGTTAGTGGTGAGTGATGCACCGGATAAGTTGAGTTTGTTAAGCTCCTCCTCCTCTGACCTCATCATGGTTGATGACCACAGGCACGCTCAACCCCATACGCTTACACACCCACTCAGCACGCGTAGAGCTGAACCCGACCAGATAAGCCTGGG ATCCTACTCCTTGACTCCGGATCAGTGTGACCGTGCATCGCTGGACGCAGCAGACAGTGGCCGTGGAAGCTGGACGTCCTGCTCCAGTgggtcacatgacaacatccagAGCATTCCACAGCGTGTGGGTTATTATGACAACCGCAGCTGGGAGACGCTGTCAGATGGGATGGGACGGAGTCACATGACCACACCCACCGGTCACTGGGGCGATGAATTGGAAGGAGACACAGGAACGATAAAACGCAGAGGTGGAAAAGACGAGACTCCAAACACAAACAAGAATGCTGCGAGTCGGAGAGAGGGTCGTTTTAGAGAGCCGCCGCCCACACCACCTGGTTATACTGCGCTGTCATTGGCTGAGGCAGACAGCCACAGTCATGTGCATGGGCGACGCCCACCAGACTACACAGCGGCTCTGCAGAGATCTCGATTCCTTAAAAGGTCATGTGATCCTCCTCCACACCCATCCAGTAGACTGCCAGCATACAACCACTGCCAGTCACCACCACGACCacaacctgagg AGAACGAGCAAATATCTGCAGTTTAA